AATATGCTTCTACTTTCTGTATGGAGCTGGGAGCGTCTGCCTGTTGGACGCCCGAAGAGCGTCAGGTTTAATCCTTGgtatgaagatgaagatgacgaCTTACGGCGCCCCACAtgggcttacaagtgggatgtggTTTCCGAGATGACGAACGCTGTCAATCTCATGTACCGAAAGTACATTGCCGAGTTGGACACGATTACGCCTGAGCAGGTAACGAGGTCATTACTTCAGTCATTTCTCATGCTTGCCTAAAAAAAGTCACCAATTTTGCATTGTTGCCCTATTTCATAGGTGGAATGGCAGCCATATGGCGCTGATGACAGACTTGGGTACACCTGGAGTTTTCCATCAACCCGATGTGCTTGCGGGATAGGGATCTCTGGCTTATGcggtgcccactgatatgcaactgggcTGTTGAGTTTCATTTGCCACATCGCGTGTTTCATCAGTTTGGTCTGTTCCAGCCTCACGCGCCGGAATGGGTGGATATGGACAAAGCACTTCATAGGTAAGAGAGCGTATTGACTAAGCATCGTCAGTCCTTCTTGATTTTGCTAATGTTTGGTATTGTACCATGCAGGTTGGACAGGAGAAGGCAGCGGAAGATAAAGGACTGGGACAAGTCGTATGTTACCCGCTTCCAGCTTTGCGTGGAGCAAGCTCGTAGTAGTGCACGCGCCCAGCTTCGTGAGCATAACCCACTTGATTTTGATAACTACATACGATGGCTTCTTGAAAATACTCGAGTTGAGATATGCCCGCCGGCATATAATGAGGATATTCTTGAAGAACCCGTAAGCTTTGAGGATCTATCAAAGGGGAAGTACAACAGAGATGTCAGGGTAGGGCAAGGAGTCCTTGCTGTTCCGGTGATTAACTATGTGGTAAATTGTTCCTTCTTTACTTTCCCGTTGGCCGTATTACACATGTTTGAATGGCTAACGTGTTCATTCTTTCTCATCTGCAGCGCACCGAGATCAAGAAAGCAGCTGATGAGAGCCAGTCTATTCTGGAGAACACACCGGTTGGAAAAGGCAATGATGATGGCTCACTACGAGCATTCCTCAAGGTACATATCGCATTCACTATGAGAGCCAGTCTATGTTGCGGAGTTTGATATCTTCCACACTTGTTCATGTTACAGCGGCAGGACAAGAAGTTAAGGCGGTTATCGAATATTCTCGGTTGCCGTGATCCCGAATTTGATGAACCATCTGCCTCTAGGTCCGGTACACCATCAAACCCCTCATCTCACCATCAGGGGGACGATGTGAGTTCCTCATATGCTTATCTGGATGATGAGGGTGCGGTCACCCAAGAGGTATGACTAATCCTTTAGATGTGATTCTCACTTGATTACGACGCCGGTCTTCACCATATTGTTTGATTGTGTGATAGGGCCATGAGCTTGATGATGACATGACTTTGGCGGACGCTCAACTTCGGTCCTCGTATGTGTTCAAGCCTAGGCAGCCCAGACGCCGGTACACGCCCAACGACTTTGATAACAGAGGCAACCCAAAGGTGGTCATAGGGACCTCGCGGATGTCTAGCTTGGATGATGAGgcagaggcggaggcggaggaggaagTGTAGGAAGAGGAGGTTCGTCCACCCAGGAAGAAGAAGATTGCCTGCAGGCGTGGCACCAGGAACACGCGCGGAAGTCATTAGTGCTTGTGTTTGTTAGTGCTCTTGTAGCCGTTTCATTAGGTTGATGAACTTGTGAGGTTATGTTATATGTTGGTGAACTCTTACTAGTGTGGTATTTGTGTTTGCGAACTAGTAGTAATGTTGAATTGTCCTAAATGATGTGATGTTCAAGTTATTAGTTGTCTTTGTTCAGTATTTGTGTTTACAGTAATTTTAGTGATGTTCAAGCAAGTTATGTGAGTGCTGCATGAGGCCAAAATGGCATCTGTTTCTGCAGTTTGGCAGTTAACAGCACTGCAGCGCCCAACAGCCAGGCGCTGCACTGTACTGTGCAGTGCCCAATGCTTAGGTGCCGCACCATACAGTGCAGCGCCCGTCTCATAGGCGCTGCTCAAATGGCCATGGCTATCCAAAGAGCCACAGAAGGCTTGCAGCACTGACCATCCACGAAAATTACCAAGTCAGAGTGCAGCGCCCAAGAGCCAGGCGCTGCAAGTGCAGCGCCTGTGTTCTGGGCGCTGCACGGCTGTTTACTGGAAAAACAGAGTTTACAACACGTTCACTTCACCGGGACATCATAATACTTACAATGACTGCAGCATCACAGCAATTTGAACAAACACACATTTTATGCCGATGACTTCATAACTTAAGACAATTCAAACATTACTATGACATGGTCCACGACACATTCAATACAAATGACAAATGGCAGCTTGCCCTAGAAGATAGTTCACCAACATCTCACATGCCCTCACAAGTTCGTGACACATTCATTAGAAGATAGTTGACGACGAGTGCACTGAAGCGAAGTCCCTACTGAGTAGAGCGAGGCCATTTCCCCTTCTTGTCACGTGCTGAGTCCTCCTCTTGTGCCTCGCGAGCCTTTGCAAGCTTTCTTGCCCTCTCCTCCTCACGAGCAAGTTTCGCTTggcgtgccctctcctcctctcgtTTCTTCTGCTCCATCCTCTCCTTGTGACGACGCTCTTCCTCCAAGCCTCTTCAAAACGATTCTTTGAACCGCTGTTGCCGCCTAAGACAATCTTGGTATTGGTCCTTTTTGACATCTTCTGGCACTTCAAGATCTATCCACGTGAAGAACTTGCATAGAGGAGGCGGTGACTGCATACAAAAATTTTGTTAGTGTTGACACACATTTGATAGTAACATTTTACTTCTCGAGCTTACCGGTGGTTGGTCATAGGCGTTAGTTGGAAGTGCACAATCATAAGCATAGTTCGGGCATACAAAATATCTCCGCCCTTTCGTCCATGATTTCTTTCGGTCGGTGGACACCTTCACCTTGCAAACATCTCCACACCAACATGGCGGGATGTTGACATCTTTCTCCTTCACCCTGTCCAAAGATGCGTCCTCCCACTTGTTCGGCATGTCTTCTAGGTTAGCACACGGTGGCCCCGTCATGGAACCGGATGAAGCCATGCCTACAAAACCGAGAATTCTTGGTTAACCCTAACCCCCACTTAACAATAACCACAGCCCTAACCATAGCATAACCCTAACACCAACATCAAGCACACATAACCCTACCCCTAGCATACTATGAAATCCTAACCATACCAAATTAGCAAAGAAACATAACATGATTCAACACAAATTTGCAAATCCAAGccaaaactagggtttccccaaagtAGCAAAATTTGAGCAAATGTGACAATTCCTATGGATGAAAATGAGGGGATCGGAGGAGAATACCTTAAGGGAGGGGTTGGCTTCAAAATCAATGGTCAAATACTCTGGAGCTGAGAAGGatttgagagggggagagaggagggCGGAGGGGAGGCATTGAGCTTCGGGTTTGTGTGGGGGTGGGGGTGTGTGGGGTGGGGATGGGTGGGAGGGGGTGAGTGCAGCCTAATAGATGTCCAGATGTGCAGCGCCCAAGGgcaaggcgccacactacacagTGCCGCGCCTTGCCCATAGGCGCTGCACACCTGGACATCCTAGTCTAGAGAGCAACAGAAGCGTTCCAGTAGCTTTTCGACCCAAAAAGCTGCTAAGTTAGTGTGCAGCGCCTAAGGCCAAGGCGCTGCACTGTACTGTGCAGCGCCCAGCAGTAAGGCGCTGCACAGTATAGTGCAGCGCCTCTCCCTtaggcgctgcacactgacttagcAAATTTTTTGGTCGAAAAGCTACTGGAACgcttctgttgctctctggactGGCATGTCCAGGTGTGCAGCGCCTAACAGCAAGGCATAGCACATAATCATATCCAGATCACATGTAGTAGTCCAAAACACAGAAAGAAAGACATAGCACATATAGTAGTCCAAATCACATAGTCATACATACATAGCAATATAGTAGTCCAATCACATAGTTATACACAAACATTGAGCCAAAACACATAGTCATTTACGTCTCATAGCACATAGTAGCACACATTTTGGTTCATAAGAAGGTCACGGTCCttgtcccttcttcttcttcttcgccctcCTCCGACCACCAAGGGGTCTCACCTTCCCCCTCCGTGTCCTCCACCCCTTCATTGTTTCCATACCTATGAAAATGACAATATAATAGTTAGTCACACAATGCAAAATGACAACACAAGCATTGAGCCAAAAGAACAAGATCATAGTAAGTCACATATGGCAATGGTCCATTGAGCCAAGAGAACATTCCTCCACTACGGCCGCCGCCAGGGCCAAGATCACCACCATggcctctaccaccaccacggcctagaccaccaccacggcctctacCGCCACCACGGCCTAGAGCACCACCACGggctctaccaccaccacggccaagACCGTCACCATGGCCTAGGCCTTCACCACGGCCAAGACCATCACCACAGCCTCTCCCACCACCACGGACAAGACCCTCACCACGGCCTAGTCCTTCACCACCGCCAAGACCATCACCACGGCCTAGGCCTTCACCACGGCCAAGACCATCCCCACGGCCTAGGCCATCACCACggcctctaccaccaccacggccaagACCATCACCACGGCCTCTTCTAAGACCTAGTTGAGTCCCTCTTTGTTGCCTAGTTCCTCGTTGGCTTGTTTGACTTGGTTGGCTACTCCTTGGTTGACTTGGTTGGCTATCATTTGCTTGgcttgtgcttgcatcatttttcttTGATCTTTTCCTTGGTTTGGGACAAGTTCTTGTGTTGTGTCCCCGATGACTGAAGTCCCCACAACGGGATtgctcacgaggctcttggaattggCCGGTGTCGTATTCTCCACCGCCACCACGGCCCCATCCGTCCATGTCACCTCTAAGACGCTTTGTATTACGTCTTCCCTGTCTAACGACCTTCAATTCCGGGTCCGGCCATAGTTGAACTCCATGATACTCCGACCATTGTGATTGGTCCAAGTATGGCTGAAACCGGGGAGCCCATGTATTCTTTACCGTCATGATTGAGAACTCGGACTCCCTCATGGTAAGAGGGTGATTGACGTCCACATTCCTAACACGGGATGCGTTTAACAAGTGCGAGCATGGGAGATGAAGCAACGATGGTCTCATGCAGCTACAATCACACCGTGTGAGGGAGACCTTGAAAGCGCGGCCTCCGTGTTGGTGGCCATCATTTGTGGTTCCTCCAGGCTCTTTCACCTCATACTTCCACTCGTTGTCGTCATATAGTAcagcttcttgggagtctgcctTTCGTGATTGAAAGTCCAACGATTCTTCAACCTTTGGTGGGAAATAGTACTTGTGCTTATCCTTGTTCTCACCAGCAATCTTCTTATCCGTCTCCATTGAGTACTGTAAAAAGTATCcattcatcttgtcaaatgtgtattgaactattgcCGTCATGGGTAATGCACGTACACCCTTGAGCACCTTATTGAAGCATTCTAAcatattgcttgtcatttgaccgTACCTCCGGCCATCTTCATCGAAAGCACGTGCCCACATATTCCTTTCGACAATGTTCCTATTGAGAAATTCAAGACCACCGGGGTCAAGTTTCTTGTGTATGAGCAATGCATTGAACAATGTGGCAAACCGCTTGTTCGTGAAAGcgagacaacaatcttgaagatcatcggccaactccttgataccacatgccctatagaagtttgcacaaaagtgcctcatgcaccatcgatggtgcaactTTGTATGTCCGGGAATGTCAACCACCACCGCGTTTAGAATTCCTGGATGGcgatccgatatgacacaaatttccctttCAGCCGGTAATACCCTAGTTCTCAATTGACGCAAGAACCACTCCCAGTTATCATTGTTctccacctcaaccaaagcgAAAGCCAAAggcaacacccggttattggcatcacttgctatTGCAACCAATAAAgtgcccttgtattgtccggtcAAGAACGTTCCATCAATGGCGATGACGGGCCGACAATGCTCAAAAGCCCTCATGCATTGCTCAAAGGCCCAAAATGCACGGCCAAATACTCAGACGGTCCTCCCGTTATGAATCAAtgtttggtgcccatgaggctcaACCACGTGAACCATGCCTGGGTTTGTGGCGGCCATagctaacaacaacctagggagtcggttgtatgcttcctcccaaTTGCCATACAACATCTTGaatgcggcttgcttcgccttccatgccttgccgtacttcaccttgtaatgaaagatggctttcacaaAGTCAATGACACTCTTATTGATGCTCATTATTGGAAGTGTGGATATTTGGTTGGATAACCTGTAAGCAatgaactcggacgtgagttgtCTGTGTTGTTGGTACACAAGCTCGCCATCCGCATTCTTGTGCCGGCACATGTGAGTTGGTAGACAACTCACTATGCGCCAAGTGGGACCTCCTTTTCATGGCCTCGCACGCACAATCCATGGACATCTTGGCACTTCACATTTGACCGTGTAAcgcacattgacgtccgagttGGCCACTTTATGTGGACGATAATGTgtaaccgagtagttgtcgagccacatcttcaattcCAAGAAGGATTCAAACTCACAACCGGGATATATCCCGTTCTTGCCGTCTTCCAAATCACGGTGAGAACTTGGCCTAGCTCCAAGAGATATGCATTTGCCATCATCCACAacggcttcatccgcgagactaaGATCCTTGAACAATGGTGTCTTGTGATCCCGCCCGAATACCTTCTTGAATGCTTGGGCCTCCTTCGGCGTGAACCCCTCCTCATCAACTTCTTCATCGGGGccatcgtcatccgagtccgatgcatatgcacgggaaaaagggatggaTTGGTCCATGGTCTCTTGCACATGATATTggtcgagatcacccacattgttgtcatggagatcaacttcgTTGTCATCCTCCTCGTACTCATCATTCTCCTCTTCAAAAGCTTCATTTTGGTTATTTGGAGTCGGGCTCAATGTTGGACAATCTTGTTGCATGAAATGAGGTTCACTCATTTGATCTTGGTTAATGGGTGGGGGAGTGCTAGCAACCAAcggggaggggttccggttcaagtccaaattCAAAGTAGACTCAACCTTCTTGGAggcaaataactcaagagccttgtctagaGATTCGGCAACCatctccttgtatgcaacccaacgttgctcggagttcacacgcattgtcttccaacggatgtgcattccaaaaccaacattatgccttccctcgaactcaacaacgtcacttgggtccatccaattcaaatccTTCCTCACTTGGTCcaagagctccgcatagctaggactactctcaaacaccatgtcaagctcatccgggtccggctcaacattgcctttcaaaaaggcCTCTTTATCCACATGATGAACATAAACACATGTTCTCCCCATCCCTATAATAATCAAAAACACACATATATCAAGTAAGTACTTACCAAAAATATTCGCACAAAATACATATGCCATAACATATATATGAATTAATAACCATAACCCCCACATAACAATTACCACAACCCTAACCATAGCATAACCCTAACACCAACATCAAACAcacataaccctaaccctagcatacTATGAAAGCCTAACCATACCAAATTAGCAAAGAAACATAACATGATTCAACACAAATTTGCAAATCCAAGCCAAAAGTAGGGTTTCCCCAAAGTAGCAAGATTTGAGCAAATGCGACAATTCCTATGGATGAAATAGTCGGGATCGGAGGAGATTACCTTAAGGGAGGGGTTGGCTTCGAAATCCACGGTCAAATACTCCGGATTTGCAAGATTTGAGAAGGATTTGAGAGGGGGGAGGGGAAGAGAGGCAAGTCTAAGGGTTTGGGTGGGGTGGGGTGTGTGGGGTGGGGCTGGGAGGGGAGAGAGGGTGGGGCCAGCCTAAGTGGAACACAGACTGTGCAGCGCCTAAGAGACGGGCGCTGCACATTACAAGTGTGGCGCCTAGGCCTTAGGCGCTGCAGTGATGTCTGTGGGGCCGCAACTGGACCAGGGCTGCCACGCTGGCAGGAGGTGCGACGCCTAAGGCCGAGGCGCTGCAGCGTTGGGTGCGGCGCCTCGCTGTCGGGCGCCACACTAAAAGGTCGGTAGAGTGAAATTTTTTCGAGAACATGTcagtttgtgatttgattttgcccTCAGGTCAAATATGTGATTTCTGCCTACTATATACGGACAAAGTTAGCATCCAGGTTCTTTCGGTCTGCCACCTTGAAGCACTAGAGTAGAAGCTGAGAAGGTTCGGTGACCATTAGAGTGACGGGGATGCATGCAATTTCAAGCACAATCTCCACCTGACCTGGGCAACACGGTTTACGGATATTTGAATGATAGTTCTGGACAACTGGGAGATGTTGGGATCACGTGTCCTATAACTATATTTAAATTACTTTTGAAATTATTGATATTCGGAATGCCCAGTTGTGAAATTATACATGGAAatactttgcatgtttaacatGAAATTAGTACTTGTTGTAATGTACTTAAGTATTATATATATGTTTGAGGAAGCTAGTCGATTATCAGTGAAACACAATATACTATGTACATTTGAAAGACTACATCGCATACTGATAATTCGAAGGAACTAGAGCAATAGTTAGATTATAACCCTGACTATTATCTACATGACTAATCATTTAGATTAATTATGACACACAACTCACATGTCTGTGTCCCGGGATGTAATAAATATTATTCAATTAAAGGTGAATTATATTGTGGTTGTTAATCACACCCGGATTCTACTCACTCTATTCCATAATGTAGTTTGTATATATTTTTTGGAAAGTTTAATTTTGAGAACTTTAACCAAGTTTATAGAGAAAATTATTTATGTCTAAAATACTAAATATGTAAAATATGAAACTACATTGGCACTATAGATGTAAATGTTTCTCTCCAAAAACTGGCTCTAAATTTCTGAGATTTTACTTAAAATCTATATGCACTATACAATGCAAGGGAGGGAGTATTTGAAAACAAGTTAGTTTAAACTTTAAAAGTTATCTGCATACATGCATATAGATAAGAACTCTGGAATTAGTAGTATAAGTAGGTGTCAACCTAAATTGCATTGTGAGCGTCATCACCGAGAAGGCAGAGGAATTGAGGATAGGCCGAAAACCCCAATTTTCTTAACATGAAGTTGGTTTCTTACATTTCAAAAAATAGAGTTGTTGTTTAAAGTTATTGTCCTAGGAGGGTTCACCTTCTTCTAAATCTTAACTTGGAAAATGGAAGTATACGTACAGGAGTACAATGCACACCCTTTTCAATTTAAAAAGAAAGTATGTTTTCACCTCTAGGTTCGAATTAATAGCCTCTAAAATCTTACAAAATTTAGTATAATCCCTACTTGAAAATCACACGTCGCCGTGTGGTTGGGCGCAAGCCGAGTCTTAAAACACGGGCACTCAGCTTAGTTTCTCGTAAGCCGACTACCAAGTGAAAAACAAACAACAAAGAATGAGAACTCGGCTTAACTGCCCACCATAAGCCGAGTGTTAGAAAAAAAAGTGCTCGGCTTATAAATACCAGTCATCATACAGAAAAAAAAAACTCTTGGCTTACAGTCCAGTCTTGGCAGCGTTTCCTGCCATGTGGCCATCAGAGAGGTGGTTGACGGCATCGTGACAGAGCACGCTATAAGCCAAGTGGGTACCGTGGAATTAGTTTATTGTTTAAAGTATGTGAATTATAAGTCGGGTGCCCGTGAAACGGAACTGGCTTACACATGGCATTTCTTAATGCCAAAAATCACTTTTTAATGTTTTGCATTGCATTTATATTTACTTATTgcattttatttattttctccTTTCTCACCCATTTTCTCTGGGCTATTTTTCATCGCCCTTTCGATTCCCCAATTTccagatctctctctctccctctctctctaatAATTACCGTCATTTTGCCACTTTAAAGTGGTCTTGCCTTGTACTCTTCACACCCTCTAGTCTACCCATATTAAGATTTTTAGAAGACTAGTTTTGTGTAACATAACACATATATTATTTTGATTAAGGATCGATTGACGATAATACTTAGTAGTCGATCAAGATAGGTCATTCGTAACCAAAAAAAAGAGAAGTGGCGGTTGTTGTTCTgatgcgctggtcctatggggccttagcacgacgattTCCTGACTGTCTACTACGATAATATTTGTCCGCCTCCAATgtgggaggggcgatgacggcggcggcgCGCTCCAGTGCTTGTACTTATCGCGGATGTAATTTTTACTTCTGATGTTCTTTGTACTACCTTAACAATTGATGAATAGATCAGAAGTTTTCCAAAACAAAAAAGAGAAGTGTAGCTAACACACAAGCGATGACGTACGTTCACCGGCCCGCTGCTACTCCATAATATTTTATTGGACAGCACTACTCCCTACTGTATTTGTTAACGTGCAAAGGTAGTAGGAGTACCAGATTCTAGTAATTAGTAATTCGTTTCTATGTTGAACTGATCTCCCCATGGGACGTTAGCACATACGGCTGGGATGTAAAGTCTGATTCCGTTCGTCATTGATGACGTCGTCCTTTCTAGCATAATGTGCCTTCATCGGATGATCACCATATATTATACACATACAAAGTGAGCATCCCGGTACTTTCTGTCTGCCACCTTGAGGCTGAGAAGGTTCGGTGCCCATTAGATTAGAGTGACAGATGCAAGTTCAAACAATCTCCACCTAATAACCTGGGCAACACGGCTGCAATCCATGTTGGGCCTCTATAAATGTCCGGTTCCTCTTGGTCATCTTCATCAATCACTTGTCATCCTACTCCCTTGTGACATTCCAAACACAAACCTACGTACACTCCTCAACCCACACCACCAATCAGGAACAGAAGTTATTGTTGACGACATGGAAGGCACCACAGCCAACAAGACCATGATCAGTGCCCGGAAGCCGCGGGTGATGCTCTACTCCTCCCCACTCATGGGGCACCTCGTCCCCATGATCGAGCTCGCCAAGCTCTTCGCCGCCCGTGGGCTAGCCATCACGGTCGTCCTCATGGACCCGCCGTACGATACCGGCGCTACGGGCCCCTTCCTCGCCGGTGTCTCCGCAGCCAACCCCTCCATTTCTTTCCATCGCCTGCAACAGGTCAAGCTCCTGGAGTCTGACGACTCCGTGATGCCAGCCTTGGCATTCGCCCGCCTCTCCAACCCGCACCTACGTGACTTCCTCGCTGGCGCTTCTCCGGACTTCCTCGTGGTGGACTTCTTCTGCAGTGCCGCCATGGACGTAGCCGCGGAACTCGACATCCCCGCCTACTTCTTCTCCACCTCCGGCGCCCAGATCCTGGCTTTCTTTATGCACCTCACGGTTCTGCACGGGAAAAGCACGAGGAGCTTCCGGGAAATGGGCGAAGAACTCGTGCACGTCCCGGGGATCACCCCGTTTCCGGCGACGCACTCCATCCAGCCACTCATGGATCGTGACGGTGCGTCCTACCAGGCATTACTAAATGTGAGCCTCGACCTGTTCCGATCACAGGGCATCTTCATCAACACCTTCCGCTCGCTGGAGCCTCGTGCCATGGACACCATCCTCGCCGGGCTCTCCGCCCCAGCTGGCCTCTCGACGCCCCCAGTCTACTGCATTGGGCCGCTAGTCAAGTCAGAGGAGGTGGGAATGAAGCGTGGAGACGAGTGCCTCGCATGGTTGGACACGCAACCCAAGGCCAGTGTGGTGTTCCTGTGCTTTGGCAGCCTCGGCCGTTTCAGCGCCGAACAAACCAGGGAAGTGGCAACCGGGCTGGAGGCTAGTGGACAAAGGTTCCTCTGGGTCGTGCGGAGCCCGCCGAGCGACGACACGACTACAGAGCCGGACTTGGATGTGCTGCTTCCGAAGGGTTTCCTGGACCGGACCAAGGGCAGGGGCCTCGTCGTGAAGTCATGGGCACCACAAGGTGATGTTCTAGCACATCATGCCGTGGGAAGTTTTGTGACACACTGCGGGTGGAACTCGGTGCTCGAGTCTACTATGGCAGGTGTGCCTATGCTGGCCTGGCCATTGTACGCGGAGCAAAAGATGAATGCGGTGTTCCTCGAGAAAGAGATGGAGTTGGCTGTCGCGATGGAAGGGTACGAcaaggaggtggtggaggcaaaGGAGATTGCCAAAAAGGTCAGGTGGATGATGGATTCGGAGGGCGGGAGGGTG
The Aegilops tauschii subsp. strangulata cultivar AL8/78 chromosome 3, Aet v6.0, whole genome shotgun sequence genome window above contains:
- the LOC109749869 gene encoding UDP-glycosyltransferase 88F3 encodes the protein MEGTTANKTMISARKPRVMLYSSPLMGHLVPMIELAKLFAARGLAITVVLMDPPYDTGATGPFLAGVSAANPSISFHRLQQVKLLESDDSVMPALAFARLSNPHLRDFLAGASPDFLVVDFFCSAAMDVAAELDIPAYFFSTSGAQILAFFMHLTVLHGKSTRSFREMGEELVHVPGITPFPATHSIQPLMDRDGASYQALLNVSLDLFRSQGIFINTFRSLEPRAMDTILAGLSAPAGLSTPPVYCIGPLVKSEEVGMKRGDECLAWLDTQPKASVVFLCFGSLGRFSAEQTREVATGLEASGQRFLWVVRSPPSDDTTTEPDLDVLLPKGFLDRTKGRGLVVKSWAPQGDVLAHHAVGSFVTHCGWNSVLESTMAGVPMLAWPLYAEQKMNAVFLEKEMELAVAMEGYDKEVVEAKEIAKKVRWMMDSEGGRVLRERTLAVMRQANEALLEGGESEATMTGFVDAWVKA